TTAAATGCCTGCATTGAGGCTTTTGGTAAGTGCAGTTGCCATATTACTTGGAGACATCGCAGGAGATAAAGTTACAGGTTCAATCAGTACTTTGGTACAGTACTGgctatttgttttacttttaatctcTTTCTTTATCTTGATTTCTATGTTGAGTAGGTCTGACAGACAAAggtctgaaagaaacacatgacaTGGCAAAAGTAAATTTTTGTATTAATCTATATTAAGCAAAGGAAGTTCCCGGGGTCAGTTATTTTATCAATGTGACGGTATCAAGGTGACTGGGAATTACAGATGttgttatttatacatttttttatttaaaaaaaaaaagattgtgattAAATaagacataaaaatgtattttttaattttcaagtcCAATTAACGTTCAGGCTTTATTTGGATTTAATCATGTCatcattgctgtgtttattaaatacaaaataaatacatatttccaCACTCACTCCATTGTGTCTGTACGGGCTCTGTAATTGGGTTGTGTAACGGCTCTCGCTCATCTCCGTCTGTTTCACTTACATACACCTGCAGGACAGGATTGGAAACCTGAATGCAATGAATTTGAAAATCTGTTTTATGTTTCCTTAGATGACAACGGAGAATTGAGCAGCAGCCAGTTACCAAGGATGGTGCTGCTAATGCATCGCTGGTACCTCACTTCAACTGAACTGGCTGGAAAACTTCTCCTAATATATCCTTTCAGGATGCAACAACACATtaaaatcaggttttaaaattcTACATATCATGCATATCACTTATCCTTGATATATTGGGTATATTAGTGCTATAGACTAATCCTGTTTGGGTTGCTTGGCAGCGAAGGGAATCATACATTTAGACATGGgcccttttgtatttgtttgacgTGTAACGTGATCTATTTTTAGCAGCTTTGAAAGCAAGTTGCCTTTAAaacatatcatgttttttttgtttttttgtattggttcGTGAGTCACCAGCAGTTTCTAAAGTGTCAAGATTATACTGAAAAATTTTATGAATCCAGTCCTAAGAGTAGCCAAGTTGATTCCCGTTGCAGAGACACAAAAATACTAAAAGTCTTAAATGTTTATATCCATGATAACCTATTGAAAGTTCCTTGACATTTAAAACGTATCGGGACTGTGTTGTCGAAGACTATAAAATGACAAGACTCAAAATCTGCTACTTCATAAGGTAAGTGTTAATGTTACATACACAGCAGCTGTGTATGTAATGTCAGTCAGTCAGCTGAAGGCTTGTTCATTGTTCGATGATGTATGATCTGCTATAGACTCACACAGACCCTTATTATAtatagctgtggcaaagtgggtgatagtgtgcaggtgcaggtgatcaatgaacagacagacaattataatccaggtgcaaagtttgtttaattatctttgtttgtccagtgcctgacggcaaataaacagtaaacaataatgaggttaagtaatacagcagtgtgtattacttaatttataatccctgggtttgcctcacaaataatagtcctgtttttattatacccccacacaaaacacaaaacacatacgcaagtccgttagtgcgtgaattagtgatagtgttgcaaatacagtttatgttgatacagtgcagtgctgttctgggtttgtgctggcctctgatgacacaacaaatagacagaacaaacaaacactcacgattcggatacacaaaacacagctccttccgggtcacttttcataaccaaaacgaaggaacagataacatcgcttcgacccctatatataccgtcactcatgaactcttggtaaacaattgcagccgcTCCTGCAATCCTGGCTGCCACATactttcccttccgggtcaataagttagtgtaccgaagctccttctcttttcttcttgactgacttccttttaacccttggaacgaagtgtcaggccaagtagtccaaagtactctgttcccattacttagtgctctcacaggtcgggagggagatttaccaccaataatcattgtctttctgtcacaatagcCTACATTATATTCTTCTCATTCTAGCTGACTGATCTATATCTGATGAATTAATAATATTGGCATTAGCTTGAGACCTACAGAGATTGttttttagttgaatggtaagatgtttgtctttgGACCATATGGCTTGCAGTTCGTTTTACAGCTCTTGCCTCTCCATTAAATTCAATGGGTTGAAATACCAATTCATTGCTGTATTCTatgaataaatgtgttttaccatTCTATTTGAACCAACCCACTCATTGTATTCTTCTATTTAGCTCATTTTCGTCTACCACAGATGAACAAAAAATGCCTATTTTCTTAATGCATTTACTGGGTCTGAtcatttctgaagtgaggtggtttgaaAGATGAAGAGGGTAGgagtgtgcagctgtaatttctgtcccctctgtAAAACGTTGACTTTGTAAAGGGAATTTCCATTTACTATCTCACAGCTACCACGACTATAGCGGGGGCAGTTGTTAAAGCTGTACACCCCTTAATGGCTTTTTCTAATCCCACTTCACTTCAGTAATAAAGACATGGAAAATGTCACTATGACAGCAGCGTTAGTCTCAGAAGTCATTATTTCAATCAAAACTATCATTTCAGTGAAACTTTTTACCAAGCATCTCTGTGGGATTGATACCGTCTAATTTAAAATCATCATAAGTGCCCCCGTGCGGCATTTTTAAAGGTCTTTTCTGCTCGCCACCTGTCATGGCAGATACTGGATCGTGGAGTTCCCTGCCGAGTTCAACCTGGATCTGGGATTGATTCACCTGACTGAGGAATTCAGAGAAGTGGCTGCTCAGCTCGGCTATGATGAACACATCAAACTCATTGACATCTCAAGCATGTAAGCATCTCATTGACAAAGAGTCCACAGACAATCCTTGCTAAACTTTACAAGCCcaattttccactgtgggcaaattggcCTATATATGACATTCAGTATGGATGGGGCAATTGGCTTGTCCATAATGGAATGTATTCAGTAGTTGTGGGTGTACAGGTTCAAggtttaaaccattttaaaaaatgtggaactATATACTTTGATTACATTACGTTTGGAGcttgttttttatactgtatatatatatatatatatatatacaaaagtatataaaaaatgctaTTCACATCAACATTGCATAACTGTGCAAGTTTAGGAAATATCTTAATATTTCTCAAAATGTAGCTCTCTGCAGCATGGGAGCATTTGAGATTTTAATATGCATTCTGCAATCTGAAGGTCCTTTGATGGATAACCAAGATGGTACTTTGTCTGACTATTTGGTTATTAACACAAAGACATTTGTGTGTGAAACAACATCAGCTGTGCGAGAGTATGaaataagcacagaaaatgtttgtttgttttgttctgactGCATCACTGTATAAAGCACTTGTTGTTGCAGCCCATCGTACGACTGGATGAGGAGGGTGACTCAGAGGAAAAAGCAGTCTAAAAAAGGCAAAGCGTCCCTGCTGTTCGATCACCTGGAGCCCATGGAGCTAGCAGAGCACCTCACTTTCCTGGAGTACAAGTCTTTCAGAAGGATATCGGTGAGTCGTTGTCAGCCTTCATGGGAGAGGTGCATCTCGAGTAGAAATAATGGGTTTGCTATCATTGGaccctttatatttatatttgggAAGCATGCATTGTTAATTTACATTAATAGGACACATGGTTTCACAGATTTATGTCGCCGCAATTTGCAACGACACTCAAATCACTGCCTCCCAGTGAGGTATTGCACAGAACATTACATGTCAGCATGATGAGGTTAAGTCTGCAGAATGTGTGTAGATAAACTACatatcacttttttaaatgtctgacTCCCTAACTTGGCAATTTTTACATTTGTAACATATCTAATTACAGTAGATCACTTTCACTATTTACTGCATACTGTTCTTGCATGCTGTATATTTTATGCAACACTGACTGTACTACTGTGTTGTGGCATTAGTTTACAGATTATCAAAGCTATGTGACCCATGGTTGCCTGGTGGATAACGCTACACTAGAAAGGTCCATCGCGCTCTTTAATGGCATTTCCCAATGGGTGCAGCTCATGGTGCTCAGCAAACCTACtccccagcacagagcagaggtcATCACCAAATTCATCTATGTGGCTCAGGTAGGAAGACTACACAACAAACATGAACACTAGAACTTGTTGCCACTGACATAAACAAGGTAAGGGTATATATATTTAAGTGAAAGAGCCTGTCGATGCAGAGTTATGTGTCCCGGGTAGAAGgcaagggcgctaacgaaagtcgaggtcaactaccacacggtagagcccgctgAGAGGGTTCTATcaatattagaaaacgatttacttctttattttctctttaaaaaaaactttaaaacctatatttaccttgaacttctgatatttcgccaggtaacattccgctgaggaaaatagtccctaacataattaaaatagaaaaacgacatacatgtagagaaaatattattattgttcttaaaattattattactgctaacatatttatttattaggctcttactctttcttactataatttatctggacatgtacaattgttgaatagtccgtgtagtattgagtcggacgcgaaacttgttgttggaggcgggacGTCATTCAAGCatgcagggagtggattggctgttgCGGAAAGAACtcaaacagggttggcagtttgactggctgttTTTGaaggagggtgttgtttggatctaGCTGGTGACAGaagtgtggaccaatcatgttttccctgttgatttgctgtgtGTAATATGATGGTAATAGAAAAGCATGCAAGCCATACAAAAGGACTCCTTCTATAATTTTCtgaatataatgtgtaattgtgtGCCCTGGATGTAATGTGTTTGACTGACTGGGCTTGGGTCACTTGCCTAGTATGTTATATAGAATGCTAGGTATAGCAGGTACAGCACTTTATATTACAGGGGCATACAGAACATTCTTATAAATGGGTAACAGCCAATGGTTCATGATCTTGCATTGCAAGCTAGAAAAAATATCTAATTACAAAAATTCAACATTGCCTGCTGTTACCATGTCATCAGATAATACGTTGTTCAGAAAgccatttccatgtaattgcACAGTAGCTTCCAAGAATCATTGGAAGTTGACCAAGGCGAGATTGCCTGCGCGTATGAAGGAGCAagactttttgacttttaactTTTTGATAGAGATCGCTAATAAAGAGTGGTTTTAACCACTATTAAAACCAGCccccgtgtcctgccttttctgcacCGCCTCTGGAAACCCAGTACACAGTCGCTACATCGTTGTCAGAAGTAGAGACAAGGCAGGTACCCCGACAAGTACTTGgcagctggcaggggagagtgtagaaatgcaaaactgttgaaaaaacggGTTTCATccagtcatctttttcaagttTCGGGCCAATCTAGATTCGCCTGATTGGACGCGGGCGAGTGCCAAAAAGTGGTCACTTCGGGATTTGTACAGAAGCCCTTAGAGAAACTAGATTGCCctggcaaaactagactcgccagacCACCAGGTTTCGCACTTAGCGTATATAAATACACTGCTTtttccagctgaagaaggacttgtggtccgaaacgtcctgatatatttatatttttttgctatcaattattcacatttttgtgtacctacattatcttttttctttcttccttttggATCACAGgcgttttcctttttcaaaggTAATATATATGAAAGATCATGCAAGAGTGTTTGGTAGGTTTAGTTTTGTGTGGTTTTAACACAGAAATCCGGCTGAATTAACCAATTAACATTTACCAATTCTGCAACCATTTGTTTTTATGTGAATTTCACTGCAGAAGCTGCTTCAGCTCCAGAATTTCAACACCTTGATGGCAGTGGTGGGTGGGCTGAGCCACAGTTCCATCTCTCGCCTAAAAGAGACCCACTTGCACCTCTCACCTGAAGTTACAAAGGTAGGAAACAGTGACCAGGTAAATCCTGAATTAAACAACACCTGTCTCATTAGGACACCTGTTTCTGTCGACCACATGTTTCTGAAGACGTGCGTCAAACTGGTTAAATACATGCAAAGAGGAAAATAGCAGCTCTGGCCAGCTACATTGAGAACAGTCACAGAGGTACACCCTTGCTGTGTGCCTTCTATTTATAGCACTGCAACAGCAGCATCAACAGGATAGGAAATGTACAGCACCTTTTAATGCAATTCAGAAGAAGTTAAAAACAAAGTAGCAAAAGATTAAAATGGTACCATACAGACATCACTGGAAAACACTGAATGAAATCATAATAAAATGTAGTTACTAAAGACAAGCGgttagatgtaaaaaaaacaaaacaaaaaaaaacccttgcatTTTTATACAGCAAGTGCTGAGAGGTCTTGCCTTgaaaaacttttttatatttaacagtaCAAACCCAGACTGGGGTTTCAAATTGTTCACTGATCCAAATTACGTTGCCAAGCAGTGAGGAGCTTGATTTAAGGAACatcatttagttttaaacataCCTTCTGTTCAGGGGCGCCTAACTTTGTTTAAAGTAGCAGCTGGTCTTGCTGTGATAACAGATGCATTTTTCAATGAGGCACCCTGAGTAAACAGCCCCTTGTCTCCAGCAGCCACAGTTTATTCAGGTTTCACAGTGTGTAATAAATCGTATTTGTTCTCCATGTTTCTTTGTTCTTTCGCAGACGTGGAATGAAATGACAGAGCTGGTCACCTCCAATGGGAACTATTGCACCTACCGCAAGGCCTTTGCAGACTGTGAAGGATTTAAGATTCCCATTCTGGGTGTTCACTTGAAAGACTTGATAGCCATGCATGTGGTCTTCCCCGACTGGATCGATGAGCACAAAGTAAACATTGTGAAAATGCAGCAGCTCTACGTCACGTTTAACGAGCTGGTGTCGCTGCAGAGCACTAATGCGCAAGTGGAGCCCAACATGGACTTGATCTACCTGCTGACAGTAAGTTTGTTCAGAGATCTAATGCTCCAGAACAAGAATGTGTGTAGAATCTTACAGGTGGGAATGGTCACACAGCAGGGAGCATTGTGTTCCAAATGATTAAGGGGAACGTCTCTTTTATCTGCTCAGAAGACTGCTATCTCCTCATACACTCTAAgtcagggcttcccaaccctggtcctgcgGACCCCACGTGTCACaatcacttaactaaacccttaattgaactaatagtttgcttaattagacctttttacttgtttttagctcttaaacagttgcatatttcaagttagctataacattgtataagtaacttgaactctgcaactttgtaGGCGCTGAGAAGactttaaaaggtctaattaagctaattattagttcaattaagagtctagttaagtaattgagagctcaattAGAATGTAAAACAGAAGACAcagagggtccccaggaccagggttgggaagccctgctctaaGTCATTGCCTACTTATATACCTTGTCATGTCATTTTTTGCTTGCGTGGCAATGGAACATAGATAATGCATGATTGCTCTTGAAAAAAAAGCTTAAGCAGGTGGGGAAGAGTGTTTGATTCCTACTAGCTGCAGAAAAGTATATAGAATAAATGTTCTCATAAAATATCGTGGCTATAACCCCTTTCACTGCTCTTTTGCCATTTTTATACTGAGAATAAAGTTTGAGAATAAGCTCTTTGGGGAATTGGGGTATAGGAGGCAGTAACAGCCCTCTACATCCTCAAACAAACCTTATTCATAATTTTGAAATTACAAGAGACCAATGAAAAGGAAAGCAGGAGCTGAGGATGTTTATTTGAAGAGAAGCCCTATATCGCCttctgtcacatttttttaaataacattttaagaatgtgtttataGGGTATGAGAAGTTGCTTTGCGAGGTATAGCACAGATTGGAAACTTAATAAGTTACAATTAGACATTCAGGGAgggaaataagacccccattgcacagcagtctgataaatttctggttttactatgaatttaataagactcactgagcttgttacatatacattgtggaatgggtgaaactgctatgcaattggaggcTTATAACATCCCTGATGTTACAAGCACTAATCAATGTGGATCTATAAGAAAACTCTTCATTTCTTATTATCAATTCCATATTAAAAACCCCAGTATTTTGCTTAAAGGTCTCCCTGCCCATTCTTTCAGATAAGCACGTATTTCTAAACCTGCCTTTTTGCATTTATGCAGAGTGATTCTACAGAGCATTTAATCTTCTTAGCTTTCTTTAGATCTGTATTATACTGAAGACGAGATTTATGAACTTTCCTTGCTTCGTGAGCCCCGCAATGCCAAATCCCAGGTGAGTTCTATTTGTCTCCACACGTGCATTCTGCTTACTGTGCATGGTGTCGAGGGAACGTTTTGGCCTAGTTTACAGTACATCAGACACTTACGTGACAGTTTGGCTTTTGGGTATAGTACAAACAAAGGGAATTTGAAATGACTCTACTTATATCAGATGGAGAAATATAAAGACAATGGCAGAGATTGCatggaaacatgttttaaaatacaggaaACAAGCTCTATATTTTGTTTTGAGTATTACATTTTAGGGTAAACTACTCAGGAAGATCAGCTATAAAAGGGTTTAAAGAACCCTTTCAAGAAGTTTTGAACAAAAGAGTAATGCTTGCCACAAATCTCCTGTCATCATGTTCAACAGCCTACCTCTCCAACAACCCCCAACAAACCAGTGGTTCCGCTGGACTGGGCATCTAGAGTGGCTCCCAAGCAAGACCCCACCATCATCAACAAACACATTCGAAAAGTAGTGGATGTAAGTATGTATGCTATTGTTTCCAGTTTATATTAAAGTCCCATTAAGGTATGTATGTTGTATAGTGAGTGCCAATTAAACGCGCTCCGCTGATTCTCTCCATTGTATTGTGATTTCCCcgacaaaattagagctatcaggaACATGACAAAAGTAGATTGTCATGACCTACAGCCACACCTACGCACATGTAGAAATGTACGGTAAGTCTGATACAGGAAGACAGACAGCTATCTCCATATACCCCTGTAACTAAAGAATATACAAATTGACTTCAAAATTGCATAAGAAGTTCATAAtttgtgtgacatacagacagacagggctCCCCCATATGCCCCTGATTCTGATACATTTCATAAGTTGTACTAAAGCATGTCCTTCAGAAGTTTCTTCATGACCAGGGACAGTGTTTCTGTTAGATGTTTGTAAAATTGTAAGTgtgacaaacagacagagaggtgAGATGGAAAGATAAGCAAACAGCCTCCGTGTACCCCCAGATCATGATGCTCTAAATAACTagtgctaaagaaggtccttacTCATTAACTTATGAACCATCAATTAATTAAGTGAAAAGTGGTATTCATTctataagaaaaaagaaatgcaaaggagGTAGATTGATTAACAAAAGTaaccattttaaatttaaatctcgTTGTtgaaattgtattatatttgtaatatagaaTAAATAATTTCACAATGGACAAAACCGTTATCCATCGTATTTCAGCTCTTTGGTAATACGCTCTTCTtgaaaatatgttaatttaatgGAAATACTGTGTAatgatatgaatatatatatatatatatataatatatatttatagaatatatatatatatatatatatatatatatatatatatatatatatatatattcttttttttttagtctgtgtTTAGGAACTATGACCACGACCATGATGGCTTCATCTCCCAAGAGGATTTTGAAAGCATCGCTGCCAACTTTCCTTTCTTAGATTCATTCTGTGTCTTGGACAAGGACCAGTGAGTCTTAACTCTTCCCAACATTATTACAATAATCGCTGTTAAAACAATATTAGGTTTAAAGACATGGTGTTGAAAATACGAGAAGACAAACTTTGTGTGTCATCCATCTTTCCTAAGGCACTTTCAGATTAGCCTGTTTAGTCATTTTAATTGCCAGGGTTTAATTCTGAGACATGTCCCCAGGCTGCATAAGAGTTGTTGGAACCAAAAACAAAGGCACATACAAGTAAGATCATTCAACATtagaccataataataataataataataatgtgtactgCAAATGACatccctgacatgtattctgtaataggTAACACCTGCATGTCCCTGCTGCAAGTCAGTCTCAGTCACAGGTTACAGACTGATAGCAAGCTATCTTTTGTATCAAAGACTGCACACAGTGATGACTCTAGTGTAGGCAATTCTTTGCCTACACTGAAGATTTCTTTCCACAATTTTCTCGGAAAGAATTACAGGCTGTCCTGGCTGCCAGTGTTAGCCATGCACACCTATTTACACTAGTCACAGGAAGGAGTGATGGGATTAAGTCTTTCAGGGATGTTTCAAGTGTTCAGTAATGTCCACACATCTCTCTGGTGTGACAGAGATGTTTTGAGTGTTCAGTAATGTCCACACGTCTCTCTGGTGTGACAGGGATGATTTGAGTGTTCAGTAATGTCCACACGTCTCTCTGTTGTGACAGGGATGTTTCGAGTGTTCAGTAATGTCCACACGTCTCTGTTTTGACAGGGATGGTCTAATTAGTAAAGATGAAATGATGGCCTTCTTCGTGAGAGGCAACTCCCCACTGCAGTATAAAATGGGACCTGGCTTTATCCACAACTTTCAGGAGATGACGTATCTCAAGCCCACATTCTGTGAGCAATGTTCAGGATTTGTACGTACTGCTTTTGTtgtaataaactgtttgtttgtttttaggttgTGTATGACAATGTTATTACATGCAGACACAAACAGAACGTTCATCTTTGTACACCATAATTTTTGAGGTGATTttacttttgattacatgatgttaaataaacaatctaaattatgttcataatagttttttttttttaattttaattatgtattaatcctaaaattctaggtgatgcaaaatgttggccatagctgcacaTAGTAAGGTTGTAATTCCATTGAGGGGTTCTAGTGGCACATGAATCCAAGAGAACAAAGCTTAATTGAtgtaaagcttaaaaaaaaaaaaaatcacattcaatGTGGTCCggcaaaaagaaaacacagaactt
The Polyodon spathula isolate WHYD16114869_AA chromosome 5, ASM1765450v1, whole genome shotgun sequence DNA segment above includes these coding regions:
- the LOC121315677 gene encoding ras guanyl-releasing protein 3-like; amino-acid sequence: MGSSTLGKAATLDNLLNACIEAFDDNGELSSSQLPRMVLLMHRWYLTSTELAGKLLLMYRDCVVEDYKMTRLKICYFIRYWIVEFPAEFNLDLGLIHLTEEFREVAAQLGYDEHIKLIDISSIPSYDWMRRVTQRKKQSKKGKASLLFDHLEPMELAEHLTFLEYKSFRRISFTDYQSYVTHGCLVDNATLERSIALFNGISQWVQLMVLSKPTPQHRAEVITKFIYVAQKLLQLQNFNTLMAVVGGLSHSSISRLKETHLHLSPEVTKTWNEMTELVTSNGNYCTYRKAFADCEGFKIPILGVHLKDLIAMHVVFPDWIDEHKVNIVKMQQLYVTFNELVSLQSTNAQVEPNMDLIYLLTLSLDLYYTEDEIYELSLLREPRNAKSQPTSPTTPNKPVVPLDWASRVAPKQDPTIINKHIRKVVDSVFRNYDHDHDGFISQEDFESIAANFPFLDSFCVLDKDQDGLISKDEMMAFFVRGNSPLQYKMGPGFIHNFQEMTYLKPTFCEQCSGFLWGIIKQGYKCKDCGVNCHKQCKELLVLACRKLSRGTSLGSTSPSSCSHGSLPSSPSLPPCAVQDEVFKFPAVAGKRQDLDGRSITLMTGSARKISVRLQRATTSQATQTETMWHEQGWGVGGDSGSHTFPKMRYKLHGKSSKSKGFAQWENAAPQAKPQTKKKDVTVSIAEQNGMDMQEEERQEPSEDS